A genomic region of Leptotrichia hofstadii contains the following coding sequences:
- a CDS encoding patatin-like phospholipase family protein, with protein MLKGMKLMKEKTGLVLEGGGLRGIFTAGVLDFFLEKNIEFDSCIGVSAGACHACSYLAKQHKRAFNVSVDYLDDKRYCSLYSLITTGDLFGVDFVYDEIPNKLNPIDNEAFMKNKTKFQVVITNCETGEAEYPEVKDFDKDTVYVRASSSLPLLARMVNINGNVYLDGGVSDSIPIKKSIENGNTKNVVVLTRDKNYRKKQSVLGKITGIRYKKFPKFVELMNTRYSRYNEVLDYIDELEAKGEIFVIRPEVELTLGRIEKNKKKLLEVYSIGYETAKKNYENLKKYLEG; from the coding sequence ATGTTGAAAGGGATGAAATTAATGAAAGAAAAAACTGGGTTAGTATTGGAAGGTGGAGGACTTAGGGGGATATTTACGGCAGGAGTGCTAGATTTCTTTTTGGAAAAAAATATTGAATTTGATAGTTGCATAGGCGTATCTGCTGGGGCTTGTCATGCCTGCAGTTATTTAGCCAAACAGCATAAGAGAGCGTTTAATGTGTCGGTAGATTATTTAGATGATAAAAGATATTGCAGTTTATACAGCTTAATTACTACTGGAGATTTGTTTGGAGTAGACTTTGTTTATGATGAGATTCCGAATAAATTGAATCCAATTGACAATGAGGCGTTTATGAAAAATAAGACAAAATTTCAGGTAGTAATTACAAATTGTGAGACTGGAGAAGCGGAATATCCTGAAGTTAAGGATTTTGATAAGGATACCGTTTATGTAAGGGCTTCAAGCTCTTTGCCGTTACTTGCCAGAATGGTTAATATTAATGGAAATGTTTATCTGGATGGTGGAGTTTCTGATTCAATACCAATTAAAAAGTCTATAGAAAATGGAAATACAAAAAATGTAGTTGTCTTGACACGTGATAAAAATTATAGAAAAAAACAAAGTGTATTGGGTAAAATTACTGGGATAAGATATAAGAAGTTTCCTAAATTTGTAGAACTTATGAATACAAGATATAGCCGATATAATGAAGTGCTTGACTATATTGATGAGCTGGAGGCAAAAGGAGAGATTTTTGTGATTCGTCCAGAAGTGGAACTGACACTTGGGAGAATTGAGAAAAATAAGAAGAAACTTTTGGAAGTGTATAGTATTGGCTATGAAACAGCGAAAAAAAATTATGAAAATTTGAAAAAATATTTGGAAGGGTAA
- the cbiT gene encoding precorrin-6Y C5,15-methyltransferase (decarboxylating) subunit CbiT — protein sequence MYHIKDEEFLRGKVPMTKEEIRFVSLGKMEMKDDDICLDIGGGTGSVSMEMARFARNGKVFVIERNDEAVELIHKNKEKLGLENITVIKGMAPDGLKDLNTRFNKIFIGGSAGNLVEIIKYSYDNLVEDGILVLNFIVLENIFTAVEELKKYDFKDVDICQLIVSKNRKVKDFNMMMAENPIYVITAKK from the coding sequence ATGTATCATATAAAAGATGAAGAATTTTTAAGAGGAAAAGTTCCTATGACAAAAGAGGAAATCCGTTTTGTAAGCCTTGGGAAAATGGAGATGAAAGATGATGATATTTGTCTTGACATTGGTGGCGGAACTGGTTCTGTAAGTATGGAAATGGCGAGATTTGCACGAAACGGAAAAGTTTTTGTAATTGAGAGAAATGATGAGGCAGTTGAGCTAATTCATAAAAACAAGGAAAAATTAGGATTGGAAAATATTACTGTAATTAAAGGAATGGCTCCAGATGGACTAAAAGACTTAAATACAAGGTTTAATAAAATTTTTATTGGAGGTTCTGCTGGAAATCTGGTGGAAATTATAAAATATTCTTATGATAACCTTGTTGAAGATGGAATTTTAGTATTAAACTTTATCGTGCTGGAAAATATTTTTACGGCTGTTGAGGAATTGAAAAAATATGACTTTAAAGATGTGGATATTTGTCAGTTAATTGTGAGTAAAAATAGAAAAGTTAAAGATTTTAATATGATGATGGCAGAAAATCCAATTTATGTGATTACTGCGAAGAAATAA
- the sppA gene encoding signal peptide peptidase SppA: MKFWNFLKRALMFTLKETYSFFLKTALFILLIFIIGISTIAIFDSKNKNERKKSYEYILFNVTNVNEDKIKGNFLSEENLSYMDILQSLDDIKNNSQVKGVIIALDTIDLPSSKIEELSKKFEELKANNKKVYAFGAYITNANYKLAAIANEVVMVPSTSASLDLTGYHYSDIYYKGLFDKLGISMEVVRIGNYKSYGENYTGNEMTPELRSELTRILENRYNKFITDISKNRKIDKNTLNNDIINGNDTSLTPFAARDKNLVDKLEHFSDFTKRLNIREDNVADITDYYEKRVKDQNIGNPRNGTIAVIYAEGSILYDPNGVTEGVITPDNILQKVEKAMQTKNLKGIVLRVNSGGGSALASEIIYQELTKLNIPIYVSMSDTAASGGYYISMAGNKVFANNATITGSIGVVSMIPKLYNAQDKYGVHSNSVSKGKYSDINDSFAPLSEESRAKITQSMEETYKEFKSRVSKNRKIDENALENYAQGKIWLGDEAKNINLVDGIASLDEVIKIMAKDLGLRKDYAVESIYLEEDFSQKLKSFTNMVTEKFSLSTQLQKNIPQVKKVFNEYDFAVQNQNKPLYYLTYKLNLY; this comes from the coding sequence ATGAAATTCTGGAACTTTTTAAAAAGGGCTTTAATGTTCACATTAAAGGAAACATATTCGTTTTTTCTGAAAACAGCTCTGTTTATACTTCTAATTTTTATTATTGGGATTTCCACTATTGCGATTTTCGATTCTAAAAATAAGAATGAAAGAAAAAAAAGCTACGAATACATACTTTTTAATGTTACAAATGTCAATGAAGATAAAATCAAGGGAAACTTCCTCTCTGAAGAAAACCTGTCCTATATGGATATTCTGCAGAGCTTAGACGACATAAAGAACAACAGCCAAGTAAAAGGTGTTATTATTGCACTTGACACAATAGATTTACCATCTTCAAAAATTGAGGAGCTTTCAAAGAAATTTGAGGAACTGAAGGCAAATAACAAAAAAGTTTACGCTTTTGGAGCCTATATTACAAATGCCAATTATAAACTGGCCGCTATTGCAAATGAAGTTGTAATGGTTCCATCCACGTCGGCAAGCCTGGATTTAACTGGCTACCATTATTCGGATATTTACTATAAAGGGCTGTTTGACAAATTAGGAATAAGCATGGAGGTTGTCCGTATCGGAAACTACAAGTCTTATGGTGAAAATTATACTGGAAATGAAATGACTCCTGAATTACGTTCAGAACTTACAAGAATACTGGAAAACAGATACAATAAGTTTATTACTGATATTTCAAAAAATCGTAAAATTGATAAAAATACATTGAATAACGATATTATAAACGGGAATGATACAAGCTTGACACCATTTGCCGCACGTGATAAGAATTTAGTTGATAAATTGGAACATTTTTCCGATTTTACAAAACGTCTAAACATTCGTGAAGATAACGTTGCAGATATTACTGATTATTATGAAAAACGAGTAAAAGATCAGAACATTGGTAATCCTAGAAATGGAACTATCGCTGTAATTTATGCCGAAGGTTCAATCCTGTACGATCCAAACGGAGTTACCGAAGGTGTCATTACACCTGACAACATTTTGCAAAAAGTTGAAAAAGCAATGCAGACTAAAAATTTAAAGGGAATTGTCCTTCGGGTAAATTCAGGCGGAGGTTCAGCGCTTGCTTCTGAAATAATTTATCAGGAACTTACAAAACTGAATATTCCAATTTACGTTTCAATGTCTGATACAGCAGCCTCTGGAGGTTACTACATCTCAATGGCTGGAAATAAAGTTTTTGCAAACAATGCCACAATTACAGGCTCAATCGGAGTAGTTTCAATGATTCCAAAACTTTACAATGCACAAGATAAATATGGAGTTCATTCAAATTCAGTATCAAAAGGAAAATATTCTGATATCAATGACAGCTTTGCCCCATTATCTGAAGAATCCCGTGCTAAAATTACTCAATCAATGGAAGAAACATACAAGGAATTCAAGTCACGTGTTTCTAAAAACCGTAAGATTGATGAAAATGCTCTTGAAAATTATGCACAAGGTAAAATATGGCTTGGAGATGAAGCTAAAAATATAAATTTAGTTGATGGAATTGCAAGTCTTGATGAAGTTATAAAAATAATGGCAAAAGATTTGGGACTGCGTAAAGATTACGCTGTGGAAAGTATTTATCTGGAAGAGGATTTCTCACAAAAATTAAAATCCTTTACAAACATGGTTACAGAAAAATTCAGCCTGTCCACACAGCTTCAAAAAAATATTCCTCAAGTAAAAAAAGTATTCAATGAATACGACTTTGCTGTGCAGAATCAAAATAAACCATTATACTACTTGACATACAAGCTGAATTTATACTAA
- the dnaE gene encoding DNA polymerase III subunit alpha, whose translation MGNKFVHLKLHTEYSLLEGVGKIDEYVEKAKEIGIKALAITDTSMFGAIEFFKKCKNAGIKPIIGLEVFLDGLEKVGEFSLTLLAKNQNGYKNLSKLSSISYSRFTRNRNKIKYDELKKYSDDLYILSGGINSEVIKGILDLENTQVRRVIEKLGKDFGDNFFIEVPAVEKLEKARKMLFDIVRKNKFDNFVITNDVYYQNRKDAVLQKIVESIKEGSKIDTEKSENSEILYDDLYLKSENEIEKSFENKEYSEFYETGINNVEKIVENCNVDFEFHHFKFPKYSLPQNVSEKEFLRNLVFEGLFHKYLKKSVSDSEKLQLDKNFEIIEKEIAKDEIAGQKLKEVKIREELLKNNLENVLERAEYELEIIDKMGYNGYFIIVWDFIKFSRENGVYVGPGRGSAAGSIVSYALNITEIDPLEYNLIFERFLNPERISMPDIDIDFDQEQREIVINYVVNKYGAEYVAHIITFGTLKARLAIRDVGRVLNVSLVKVDKIAKMIPFNTELKDALNNIPEIRKMYETDREIRRVIDYSLKLEGKVRHASVHAAGVVISKDVLSDEIPTYSDGKTKIVSTQYQMKELEELGILKMDFLGLKNLTILRKTVENIEKRRKTKIVLNDIPLNDEKTYELLTKADTMGVFQCESAGIRSLMKKMKIEKFEDIIALLALYRPGPLRSGMVDDFINVKNNRTEIKYIDDSLKYILEETYGIILYQEQVMKIVSEMANYSLGEADELRRAIGKKNPELMKKNREKFVTNAQKNGVLSKKANEIYDLVEKFGGYGFNKSHSAAYALIVYWTAYFKANYPLEFFAAIMTTEVHNLDRFVVFVNEAKEKGINIFLPDVNLSDYDFEIEENQEDKENFGKAGIRFGLFAIKGVGAALINEIKKERKNGKFVSYKDFGYRMKQNGITKKQLESLILSGALDGLDGNRFEKYKSIDKVLEYSQKKYESEEDFQLILFGGKKEISVDFQMEKSEEFPQKVLLQNEKEYLGIYVSSHPLNEKKNLINIISHNKISEISQKKLKKVRIIGIVKNVKKFATRAGKEPMVKFEMEDFQKSIEVICFPREYITFGYKITEGQIMVLEGIVNSEQNKNTLILNNICNIENLEENKNLKLYILIDEEMKEKNQELKQIILKNKGDNQVFLAFKTNEKKEVVKLSEKYNVNLSIKFIRKVAKLVGADRIKLK comes from the coding sequence ATGGGAAATAAATTTGTACATTTGAAATTGCATACGGAGTATTCACTGCTTGAAGGAGTAGGGAAAATAGATGAATATGTTGAAAAGGCTAAGGAAATTGGAATAAAAGCACTTGCAATTACCGATACTTCGATGTTTGGGGCAATCGAATTTTTTAAAAAGTGTAAAAATGCTGGAATAAAGCCAATTATTGGACTTGAAGTGTTTCTGGATGGGTTGGAGAAAGTGGGAGAATTTTCGCTTACTTTGCTTGCTAAAAATCAGAATGGGTATAAAAATTTATCAAAATTGTCGTCAATTTCATATAGCAGGTTTACACGGAATCGGAATAAAATTAAGTATGATGAATTGAAAAAATATTCAGATGACTTGTATATTTTGTCAGGTGGCATAAATAGTGAGGTTATAAAGGGTATTCTGGATTTGGAAAATACTCAGGTTAGAAGGGTTATTGAGAAACTTGGTAAAGATTTTGGGGATAATTTTTTTATTGAAGTTCCTGCTGTGGAAAAGCTGGAAAAGGCTAGGAAAATGCTTTTTGACATTGTGCGTAAAAATAAATTTGACAATTTTGTTATTACGAATGATGTTTATTATCAAAATCGGAAAGATGCAGTTTTGCAGAAAATTGTGGAATCAATAAAAGAAGGAAGCAAAATTGATACAGAAAAATCCGAAAATAGTGAAATTTTGTATGATGATCTGTATTTAAAATCTGAAAATGAAATAGAAAAAAGTTTTGAAAATAAGGAATATAGCGAGTTTTATGAAACTGGAATTAACAATGTGGAAAAAATTGTGGAAAACTGCAATGTTGATTTTGAGTTTCATCATTTTAAATTTCCAAAATATTCGTTGCCACAAAATGTAAGTGAAAAGGAATTTTTACGAAATTTAGTATTTGAGGGGCTTTTTCACAAATACTTGAAAAAATCTGTTTCAGATTCTGAAAAATTACAGCTGGATAAAAATTTTGAAATAATAGAAAAAGAGATTGCAAAAGATGAAATTGCTGGGCAGAAATTGAAAGAAGTTAAAATTCGGGAAGAATTATTAAAAAATAATTTGGAAAATGTTTTAGAGCGTGCAGAGTATGAGCTGGAAATTATTGATAAAATGGGATACAATGGATATTTTATCATTGTCTGGGATTTTATAAAATTCTCACGTGAAAATGGGGTTTATGTTGGACCTGGAAGGGGTTCTGCGGCTGGAAGCATTGTTTCGTATGCCTTGAATATTACCGAAATTGACCCGCTTGAATATAATCTGATTTTTGAACGTTTTTTGAACCCTGAACGTATTTCGATGCCAGATATTGACATAGATTTTGATCAGGAACAGCGGGAAATTGTCATAAATTATGTGGTGAATAAATACGGGGCGGAGTATGTGGCACATATCATTACGTTTGGAACGCTAAAGGCAAGGCTTGCGATTCGTGATGTGGGGCGTGTGTTAAATGTTTCGCTTGTAAAAGTCGATAAAATCGCTAAAATGATACCGTTTAATACAGAACTGAAAGATGCCCTGAACAATATCCCTGAAATTAGAAAAATGTATGAAACTGACAGGGAAATAAGAAGGGTAATTGATTATTCGCTTAAATTAGAAGGAAAAGTACGTCACGCCTCTGTTCATGCGGCTGGAGTCGTTATTTCCAAAGATGTGCTAAGTGATGAGATTCCGACTTATTCTGATGGGAAAACAAAGATTGTTTCGACACAGTATCAGATGAAAGAACTGGAAGAGCTGGGAATTTTAAAAATGGATTTTCTTGGCTTGAAAAATCTTACGATTTTGCGGAAAACTGTGGAAAATATTGAGAAAAGAAGAAAAACAAAAATTGTATTAAATGATATTCCTCTAAATGATGAAAAAACGTATGAATTGCTTACAAAGGCTGATACAATGGGAGTTTTTCAATGTGAGTCAGCTGGAATCAGAAGCCTTATGAAAAAAATGAAAATTGAAAAATTTGAGGACATAATCGCATTGCTTGCACTGTATCGTCCAGGACCTTTGCGAAGTGGAATGGTGGATGATTTTATAAATGTGAAAAATAACAGGACAGAAATAAAATATATTGATGATTCCCTGAAATACATACTTGAGGAAACTTACGGAATAATTTTGTATCAGGAGCAGGTTATGAAAATCGTGAGTGAAATGGCAAATTATTCGCTTGGAGAAGCTGATGAGCTACGGCGTGCAATTGGAAAGAAAAATCCTGAACTAATGAAGAAAAATCGTGAAAAATTTGTAACAAATGCTCAAAAAAACGGAGTTTTATCGAAAAAAGCAAACGAAATTTATGATTTAGTGGAAAAATTTGGTGGATATGGATTTAACAAGTCACATTCGGCGGCTTACGCCTTGATTGTTTACTGGACAGCGTATTTTAAGGCAAATTATCCATTGGAGTTTTTTGCTGCGATAATGACAACTGAAGTACATAATTTGGATAGATTTGTTGTTTTTGTGAATGAAGCGAAGGAAAAAGGGATTAATATATTTTTGCCAGATGTGAATTTGTCTGATTATGATTTTGAAATTGAAGAAAATCAGGAGGATAAAGAAAATTTTGGAAAGGCTGGAATAAGATTTGGGCTTTTTGCGATAAAAGGCGTGGGGGCAGCTTTAATTAATGAAATAAAAAAAGAACGAAAAAACGGAAAGTTTGTTTCCTACAAAGATTTTGGATATCGGATGAAGCAAAACGGAATTACAAAAAAACAGCTGGAATCACTAATTTTGTCGGGAGCATTGGATGGACTTGATGGAAACAGGTTTGAAAAATACAAGTCCATTGACAAAGTTCTGGAATACAGCCAGAAAAAATACGAATCTGAAGAAGATTTTCAATTAATTTTATTCGGAGGGAAAAAGGAAATATCAGTTGACTTCCAGATGGAAAAAAGTGAGGAATTTCCTCAAAAAGTCTTGCTTCAAAATGAAAAGGAATATTTGGGAATCTACGTTTCGAGCCATCCTTTAAATGAGAAAAAAAATCTGATAAATATAATTTCCCATAATAAAATATCAGAAATTTCTCAAAAAAAGCTAAAAAAAGTACGAATTATCGGAATAGTAAAAAATGTAAAAAAATTTGCAACACGGGCTGGAAAAGAGCCGATGGTAAAATTTGAAATGGAAGATTTTCAAAAAAGCATTGAAGTAATCTGTTTTCCAAGAGAATACATAACTTTTGGATATAAAATCACGGAAGGGCAGATTATGGTGCTGGAAGGAATTGTAAATTCCGAGCAAAATAAAAATACACTTATTTTAAACAACATTTGCAACATTGAAAATCTGGAAGAAAACAAGAATCTGAAATTATACATCTTAATTGATGAAGAAATGAAAGAAAAGAATCAGGAATTGAAGCAGATTATTTTAAAAAATAAAGGTGACAATCAAGTATTTTTGGCGTTTAAAACGAACGAGAAAAAAGAAGTTGTAAAACTGTCTGAAAAATATAATGTGAACTTGTCGATCAAGTTTATTAGGAAAGTTGCGAAATTGGTGGGGGCTGATAGGATAAAGTTGAAATAA
- a CDS encoding NUDIX domain-containing protein yields the protein MITTLCYLEKDEKYLMLHRTKKKNDINKGKWLGIGGKLEAGETPEECLKREVQEETGYKLNSYEFRGLVIFNYNDDESLFMYLYTSSDFSGNQHECDEGNLKWIPKKEIFNLKLWEGDKIFLELLFKNTPFFYLTLNYENDDLLSSKLEFKEKYSCFEVFVPENYVEKIVENLQKYNLLTEGFYADVYSTIDGIGHWKTLEGGSPFDGEVGKSSVADEKIMKFRVKREFEELAYYLVKEAHPYETAVINVFRMEV from the coding sequence ATGATTACGACATTATGTTATTTAGAAAAAGATGAAAAATATCTGATGCTACATAGAACTAAAAAGAAAAATGATATAAATAAAGGAAAATGGCTAGGAATTGGTGGGAAATTGGAAGCTGGGGAAACACCCGAAGAGTGCTTAAAAAGAGAAGTTCAAGAGGAAACTGGCTACAAATTGAATAGTTATGAATTTCGTGGACTTGTGATTTTTAATTACAATGATGATGAGTCGCTATTTATGTATCTTTACACAAGTTCAGATTTTTCAGGAAATCAGCATGAATGTGACGAAGGCAACTTAAAATGGATTCCTAAAAAAGAAATTTTCAATTTAAAATTGTGGGAAGGCGACAAAATATTTTTAGAATTATTGTTTAAAAATACACCATTTTTTTATTTGACTTTAAACTATGAAAACGACGATTTATTGAGTTCAAAATTAGAATTTAAAGAAAAATATAGCTGTTTTGAAGTTTTTGTACCAGAAAATTATGTGGAAAAAATTGTGGAAAACTTGCAAAAATACAACCTTTTGACAGAAGGATTTTACGCAGATGTTTATTCTACGATTGATGGAATTGGACATTGGAAAACTCTGGAAGGTGGGAGTCCTTTTGACGGAGAAGTGGGAAAATCAAGTGTTGCAGATGAAAAAATAATGAAGTTCAGAGTAAAAAGAGAATTTGAGGAACTGGCATATTATCTGGTAAAAGAGGCTCATCCTTATGAAACTGCAGTTATTAATGTATTCAGGATGGAAGTGTAG
- a CDS encoding DUF6320 domain-containing protein, whose product MYCIKCGVELEDGAQRCPLCETPVPELEGLEDKEFVKEYPTININLYEMKMKKVKKAVFLSFFTISIISILEVLFQNLIMYGKLEWGYYAIPSILIFDLGLFVFLDSYRMRTNLFLLLSGFIAYFLLLDFGDEKLTWSLRLGIPIVLALYLISLIFSYVWDKHRSDKLKMLNFFIFFVGIFLLILELIISKKMTWSIFSSIPLFILSIMLRYAYKSYKEEFKRRLHR is encoded by the coding sequence ATGTATTGTATAAAATGTGGAGTGGAACTGGAAGACGGAGCGCAAAGATGTCCGCTGTGTGAAACGCCTGTTCCTGAATTAGAGGGTCTGGAAGATAAGGAATTTGTGAAGGAATATCCGACAATTAATATAAATTTGTATGAAATGAAAATGAAGAAAGTTAAAAAGGCTGTATTTTTATCATTTTTTACAATATCAATAATTTCGATTCTGGAAGTTCTTTTTCAAAATTTGATAATGTATGGAAAATTGGAATGGGGTTATTATGCAATTCCATCTATTTTAATATTTGATTTAGGTTTATTTGTTTTTTTAGATTCGTACAGAATGAGAACAAATCTATTTTTATTGCTAAGTGGCTTTATTGCCTATTTTCTTTTGCTTGATTTTGGAGATGAAAAATTGACTTGGAGCCTTAGACTTGGCATTCCCATTGTCCTTGCCCTTTATCTTATCAGCCTTATTTTTTCGTATGTCTGGGATAAGCATAGGAGCGACAAATTAAAGATGCTAAACTTTTTCATTTTTTTTGTTGGAATATTTCTTTTGATTTTGGAACTGATTATAAGTAAAAAAATGACATGGAGCATATTTTCATCTATTCCGTTATTTATTTTAAGCATAATGCTAAGATATGCCTATAAATCTTACAAGGAAGAGTTTAAACGCAGATTACATAGGTAA
- a CDS encoding PFL family protein yields the protein MNLLPDEILETIDMVEMQHLDVRTVTMGISLLDCIDANAKKTAENIYNKITENGKDLVRIADEVASKYNMPIINKRVSVTPISIIGNATNAEDYTIFAKALDKAAKTIGIDFIGGFSALVDKGFTKGDVKLINSIPKALSETDRVCSSVNVGSTKSGINLDAVKMMGKTVKELAELSKDSDGLAAAKFVVFTNAVPDNPFMAGAFHGVENPDVVLNVGISGPGVVRHILANISKTAKIDEITEAIKKVSFKITRMGELIGKEVAERLGVEFGIIDLSLAPTPAVGDSVGNVLEEFGLEAVGAYGTTLALAILNDAVKKGGAMAATRVGGLTGAFIPVSEDQGMIEATSKGYLTLEKLEAMTCVCSVGLDMIAIPGDTSEAVISGIIADEMAIGMVNSKTTAVRIIPVPGKKAGDRVVFGGLLGEADIININNLDCSVLINRGGKVAPPIQALKN from the coding sequence ATGAATTTATTACCTGATGAGATACTGGAAACGATAGATATGGTAGAAATGCAGCACCTTGATGTGAGAACTGTCACAATGGGGATAAGCCTGCTTGACTGCATTGATGCAAATGCCAAAAAAACAGCAGAAAATATTTATAACAAAATTACGGAAAATGGAAAAGATTTGGTAAGAATTGCCGATGAAGTAGCAAGCAAATACAATATGCCAATTATTAACAAAAGAGTTTCAGTTACTCCAATTTCAATAATTGGAAATGCAACTAACGCCGAAGATTATACAATTTTTGCAAAAGCACTGGATAAAGCGGCGAAAACAATCGGAATTGACTTTATTGGAGGATTTTCGGCACTTGTGGACAAAGGTTTTACAAAAGGGGATGTTAAGCTGATAAACAGTATTCCAAAGGCGCTTTCTGAAACAGACAGAGTTTGCTCCTCTGTAAATGTAGGCTCTACAAAGTCAGGAATCAACTTGGATGCTGTAAAAATGATGGGAAAAACTGTAAAGGAACTGGCTGAACTTTCCAAAGATTCAGACGGATTGGCAGCCGCAAAATTTGTCGTATTTACAAATGCTGTTCCAGATAATCCGTTTATGGCAGGTGCATTTCATGGCGTAGAAAATCCAGATGTTGTGCTAAACGTTGGAATTAGTGGACCAGGAGTTGTAAGACACATACTTGCCAATATTTCAAAAACGGCAAAAATTGATGAAATAACGGAAGCAATAAAAAAAGTAAGTTTCAAAATCACAAGAATGGGAGAATTAATCGGAAAAGAAGTTGCTGAAAGACTTGGGGTTGAATTTGGAATAATTGACTTGTCACTTGCACCAACTCCAGCTGTAGGCGATAGTGTTGGAAATGTACTGGAAGAATTTGGACTGGAAGCAGTCGGAGCTTATGGAACAACACTTGCACTTGCAATATTGAATGACGCTGTAAAAAAAGGCGGAGCAATGGCTGCAACTCGTGTGGGAGGCTTAACAGGGGCATTTATCCCAGTAAGTGAAGATCAGGGAATGATAGAAGCCACAAGCAAAGGATATTTGACACTTGAAAAACTGGAAGCAATGACTTGTGTATGTTCTGTCGGACTTGATATGATAGCTATTCCAGGTGATACTTCTGAAGCTGTAATTTCTGGAATAATAGCAGATGAAATGGCAATCGGAATGGTAAACAGCAAAACTACTGCAGTCAGAATAATCCCAGTTCCTGGAAAAAAAGCTGGAGATAGAGTAGTGTTTGGAGGACTTCTCGGAGAAGCAGATATTATAAATATAAATAATTTAGACTGTTCTGTCTTAATAAATCGCGGTGGAAAAGTAGCTCCGCCAATTCAGGCGTTGAAAAATTAA
- a CDS encoding ACT domain-containing protein, whose product MNDRIVITVIGTDKTGIVANVSTKLSELSLNIIDITQKVFENDIFAMIMLVEAEKNTDIKGLQEKFKDVEEKIGVRVYLQHENIFKAMHRI is encoded by the coding sequence ATGAACGATAGAATTGTTATTACGGTTATTGGAACGGATAAAACGGGAATTGTTGCGAATGTATCAACAAAATTAAGCGAACTTAGCTTAAATATTATTGACATCACACAAAAGGTCTTTGAAAACGATATTTTTGCCATGATTATGCTTGTAGAAGCAGAAAAAAATACAGATATAAAAGGTTTGCAGGAGAAATTTAAAGATGTTGAGGAAAAAATTGGGGTAAGAGTTTACTTGCAGCATGAAAATATTTTTAAGGCAATGCATAGAATCTAA
- a CDS encoding DUF488 domain-containing protein — MNKLNWKRIYEKTEEADGFRVFVDRLWARGMKKEDAKIDYWAKEITPTKELREDYHKGRIDFETFAAGYLNELEKNPNFDKFLQIIKSELVSKNVTMVFASKTPEISHIPILKKYLENKL; from the coding sequence ATGAATAAACTTAACTGGAAAAGAATTTATGAAAAAACTGAAGAAGCTGATGGTTTTAGAGTGTTTGTAGACAGGCTGTGGGCAAGGGGAATGAAAAAGGAAGATGCCAAAATTGATTACTGGGCAAAGGAAATTACACCTACAAAGGAGCTTAGGGAAGATTACCATAAAGGAAGAATTGATTTTGAGACGTTTGCAGCAGGATATTTGAATGAATTGGAAAAAAATCCTAATTTTGATAAATTTTTACAAATAATAAAATCTGAACTGGTTTCAAAAAATGTTACAATGGTTTTTGCAAGCAAGACTCCTGAAATTAGTCATATTCCGATTTTGAAAAAATATTTGGAGAATAAGTTATAA